A single Dermacentor albipictus isolate Rhodes 1998 colony chromosome 3, USDA_Dalb.pri_finalv2, whole genome shotgun sequence DNA region contains:
- the LOC139057502 gene encoding uncharacterized protein encodes MAASGRDAGSAGAGLNAGLSRDDDDRMSAYNGYTTLRRDDCELSTSSSSGGDDDCTSSGDSSSSSGSSSDSGNSHVAQAGASQSEDVDIEDVPTASSVAAVAAFMASEPQLGIWIQGRVERPADFPSDHPDEVHDWSGWPKFAPRKNADQQRAIAPSLPAKVPHVALVNQHEFLLPNMELLIHTQGRLMQPAPSFRCTNLVDDLQYTAWLTFTNSVGGECVGQYSHPDSPHPGSSWNGRVLSFSRLKLFSYDGFTTKLPPITLKCNHSYRIQVNVGIVDNSGHILSRSVVRRFVGAHFIAVTQFSKKPS; translated from the exons ATGGCGGCGTCGGGCCGTGATGCTGGCTCCGCTGGCGCTGGCCTCAACGCCGGTCTCTCCAGGGACGACGACGACCGGATGAGCGCTTACAACGGCTACACCACGCtgcggagggacgattgcgagttgtcgacgagcagcagcagcggcggggaCGACGACTGCACCAGCAGCGGcgacagcagcagtagcagcggtTCTAGCAGCGACAGCGGAAACAGCCACGTGGCGCAGGCCGGCGCGTCCCAGTCGGAGGACGTCGACATCGAAGATGTGCCGACTGCCTCCAGCGTCGCAGCCGTCGCCGCCTTCATGGCGAGCGAGCCACAGTTGGGAATTTGGATCCAGGGGAGAGTCGAACGACCAGCGGACTTTCCCAGTGACCACCCGGACGAAGTTCACGACTGGAGCGGTTGGCCCAAGTTTGCTCCCAGGAAGAACGCGGACCAACAGCGTGCGATCGCGCCGAGCCTGCCGGCCAAGGTTCCTCACGTCGCGCTCGTCAACCAGCACGAGTTCCTGCTGCCCAATATGGAACTGCTGATCCACACACAGGGCAG GCTCATGCAGCCAGCGCCTTCGTTCCGCTGTACCAACTTGGTGGACGACCTGCAGTACACGGCTTGGCTCACCTTCACTAATTCCGTTGGGGGCGAATGCG TTGGTCAGTACTCCCACCCGGACTCACCGCATCCCGGTTCTTCATGGAACGGCCGGGTGCTGTCCTTTTCTCGGCTAAAGCTGTTCTCCTACGACGGCTTCACCACAAAACTTCCTCCG ATCACCCTGAAGTGTAACCACAGTTACCGAATCCAAGTGAACGTTGGAATCGTGGACAACAGCGGACACATCTTGAGCAGGTCGGTCGTCCGCCGCTTTGTCGGTGCCCACTTCATTGCCGTCACCCAGTTCAGCAAAAAACCTAG CTGA